Below is a genomic region from Spiroplasma endosymbiont of Dioctria linearis.
TTATCCAATTGATAATCCAAGTTATAAAGGAAAGGACTATGTAAAACCAGAAAATAAATTATATCAAATTGGTTTTGCTTTTAGTGAATAAAAAATGAAGATAACATCTGTAAATAATTCTTTAATTGAAGAAGTCTTATCATATAAAGAAACTAAAGTTCAAAAAGAACAAAAAAAATACATAATTGAAGGCATCAAAATGGTTGATTTGGCTATTCAAAAAGAGGTAGTTGAACTACTGTTGGTTGAAAGTAAGCTGTTTGATAATTATAAAAATTTTAAAAATGTTGTTGAAATTTCAGATAATGTTTCAAAAAAATTAAGTGATCTAAAAACTAGTCAAGGAATTTATGCAATTTGTCGTATTGAAAAAAAACAAGAGTTATATGGTAATTATCTTATTATTGATGGTGTACAAGATCCAGGAAATTTAGGAACTCTAATCAGAAGCGCTTTTGCTTTTGACTTTAAAAACATTATTTGTTCAAATGATTGTGTAAGTTTTTATCACCCTAAAGTCTTAAGAGCAACTCAATCAAATCACTTTGATTTAAATCTTTTAAATGAAGATTTAAATAATTTTATAGATAATTTAAAGCAAAAGAATATAATAGTTTTAGGAACTTTATTAAAGCAAAAAAGTGACTTACTAGAAAATTTGAAGAATAAAAGAGTAGCTTTAATTCTTGGTAATGAGGGCCAGGGAATTTCAAAAGAAATTTCTCAAAAGATTGATAAGAATATAATAATTAAGACTAATGAAGAACTTGAAAGTTTAAATGTAGGTGTTGCAGGTTCAATATTAATGAATATTATTTATTCACTTTAGAAAAGGAAAGATAATTAAATGAGACAATACAATGCATTGATTAATAATAAATTAATTGATAATGGACAATGATTAGAAATAATGAATCCTGCAACTTTAAAGGTTGCAGGTAAAGTAAGTGCTTTGAATGCTAAAGATATAAGCGAAGCATTTTCAGTGGCAAGAAAATCACAGAAAAATTGAGAAGAGACAAAATTATTAGAAAGAATAAGTATTTTAAAGAAATTTAGAGACTTAATTGACCAAAACAAGCAAGAGATTTCTAAGATAATTTCTGAAGAAATTGCAAAAAACTTAAAAGAATCATTAGCAGAAGTTGTTAGAACAATTGAAATTATTGATTATACTTTTGAAGAAGCAAAAAGGATAGAACCTTCAGCTTTTACAGGTGAAGGTATGGGTGCTCAAAATAAACTAGGAATATTTTCAAGGGTTGCAAAGGGAGTGGTTTTAGCTATTTCACCTTTTAACTATCCTTTTAATTTAGCACTTGCTAAAATAATTCCAGCTTTAGTAATGGGAAATACTGTTGTTTTTAAACCAGCAACAGCAGGAAGTTTAGTAGGAACATTCTTATCTAAATTAGTCATTGAATCTAATTTACCAAAAGGTATTTTTAATATTGTTACAGGACGAGGAAGAGAAATTGGAGATATCATAACTTCAAATCCTGAAATTGATATGATTTCTTTTACTGGAAGTGTGGGTGTGGGAAATCAAATTAGAAAAAATGGTAGCACAACTGATTTAGTTTTAGAATTGGGTGGAAAAGATCCAGCTTTAGTTTTAGATGATTTACAACTTGATAAATATTGTGAGGAAATAATTAATGGAGCTTTTGGTTACTCTGGTCAAAGATGTACTGCAGTAAAAAGAGTTTTAGTAAGTAATAAAATTGCAGATAAGTTAGTTCCGCTATTAAAAACTAAATTAGAATCACTAAGTGTTGGTATGCCAAAAGACAATGCCTTTATTACACCTGTAATTGATGAAAAATCAGCAGATTTTATTCAAACACTAATTGATGATGCAAAACAAAAAGGGGCAAAAATAATTACAGGAGATAAAAGAACTAAAAATCTTATGTGACCCACATTAATAGATAAAGTTTCATTAGATATGAAAGTTGCTTGAGAAGAACCTTTTGGACCAGTTCTACCAATCATAAGAATTGATTCAATTGAAGAAATGATTGAGGTTTCAAATAAGTCACAATTTGGTTTACAAGCAAGTATCTTCTGTCAAGATATTTCAAAAGCTATTAGTACTGCAAAAAAAATAAAAACAGGAACAGTTAATATTAACTCAAGACCTCAAAGAGGACCTGATAGTTTTCCTTTTTTAGGAATTAAAGACTCTGGTGAAGGAGTTCAAGGAATTAGAGAATCATTGTTGAGTATGACAAGATACATGGGATTAGTTATTAATTATTAATATTTAATTAATGAAAAGAACATTTGCTGTTCTTTTTTTTTTTTTTTAATGCCCATGAGTAGAAATAAAATAAAAGCTCAAAAATTTATTTTGGAATTATTGTGAAATATTTTAATAAGTAATATTTAGTTTTTTAGAAATATGTAAAAATTTTTTTTAGTATTTTTATTTTTTTTAATACTTGTCTTTACAATTTAATGGTGCTAAAATAAAGGTATATTTTAGGGCTATATAAGATAGGGGTATCTATTATGAAAAGTATATTTTTAAGCTTGTTTATTTGATTAACAGCTTTACTAACAAGTTTTTTGGGCATTTTTTTAATGCAATGAACTAATTTTATAACGTTTGCATTTGAAGCGGAGTTTGCAATTTTTAATACAATACAAATTTTGGGATTATTATCAATAGGAGTTTTCCTTGTAATTGGAATAGTTAACTTTATTACAAAACCAAATAAAATAACACCAATTATATATGCAATTTCAGCAGTTATTTTAAGTGTAGTTAATGTTGCTTATTTATCGGTTTTAATGTCAAAAATAGCTACACCGATTACTATAATAAATAGTGACTTACAAATTACAAGTGTTGTTTCAAACGCAATCTTGCTTACAATAGCTGCATTTTGTGCACTGAGTTCTATAATAACTATGTTTATGTTTAAATTACAAACAGTTAATAAACCAAAAACAAACCAAACTGTAAATTCAAGCTATTCACAGGTTTCTTCACCTGCAAATAGAGCAGAACCTTTAATTTCAAAAGAAAATCCATCAGCAATTAAAGAATTTAATTCTGAATTTACCTCTACACCAAATGAAAAAACTTATAATATGTCAGATAAGTTGGCACGTTTGAAAGAAGATATTAGCAATAATAATTTTAGACATACTTTAACTGAAACTCCTTTAGAAGAAACAAATAATGAACCTATTAAAAGAGAAGAACCAATAAATGTTCAAAAGGAAGATACAGTTGATAATATTTATCCAATGGAAAGAGAAGAAATACCATTTGAAAATAATCAACCTAAATTAGTTGAAAATGAGCAATTTGTAGAACAAATTCAAGACCCAAATGACTCATTTAATAAGTTATTAAAGCGACCAAATCAAAAAATAGCACCAGTTAATAATCTACCTAAGGTTGAGGATTTACCACCAATTGGAGAACCTAAGGACCCTTATAAACAAACAATTGTTCCTAGAAGATCTGCGAAAAGAGAAAAAGAATTTAACAATCCTATTGGAAATGTAGCAAAACCATTATATGTTGATAGAAATGTTAGAAGAACACCAAAATTGGATGAAAATTACCAAGGGAAAGTATTCTTAGGAGATTCAGATAAAATCTGAGAAGCTATGAAAAATCAAGAACGTAGATTACCTCAAAAGGTATCTAAAACAGCTCCTTTAAGCACTAAATGAAATACAGCAAGTGCTCCAAAAAAGAGTAAATCAAAGAGTATGGAAGTAGATCTTGATAAGATTTTAGACCCAGTCAATGAGCAAAATAGTGTTGATTTAAGACCCACAATTGATTGAGATGAGTAAAATAAAAAAGTTAAAACTTTTTTATTTTTTTTATGCTTTTTAAAATTTAATATGTTATTATCTTTCTTGTCAATGAGAATGCCTATTTTAAAGGGTTTTTGAAAAATTTTGAAGTTTTATTCATAAAAATATTTTACTGAAATAAAAATAATTAATTTTAAAATAATTTTTAAAAAGTATTGCTTATTGGTTTCAAATCATATATATTCTTATATGTCGTTGGTTTGCAAAAAAAACTAACGTGAAACGATCTTTGAAAACTAGATAGAACAACAACAACCAATTAATTTGTACAATTTATACAAGTTCAATTATTTGAGAATAAAGATATAGTCATGAATCAAAATTTTCACATTAATTAAATTTAATGAGAGTTTGATCCTGGCTCAGGATGAACGCTGGCGGCATGCCTAATACATGCAAGTCGAACGGGGTGCTTGCACCCAGTGGCGAACGGGTGAGTAACACGTATCTAATCTACCTTTTAGTGGGGGATAACAGTTGGAAACGACTGCTAATACCGCATACGACATCATTATCGCATGAGAAGATGTTAAAAGGCCCGTCTGGGTCGCTAGAAGATGAGGATGCGGCGTATTAGCTAGTAGGTGGGGTAAAGGCCCACCTAGGCGATGATACGTAGCCGAACTGAGAGGTTGATCGGCCACATTGGGACTGAGATACGGCCCAGACTCCTACGGGAGGCAGCAGTAGGGAATTTTTCACAATGGACGAAAGTCTGATGAAGCAATGCCGCGTGAGTGATGACGGTCTTCGGATTGTAAAGCTCTGTTGTAAGGGAAGAACAGCTAGAAGAGGAAATGCTTTTAGTTTGACGGTACCTTACCAGAAAGCCACGGCTAACTATGTGCCAGCAGCCGCGGTAATACATAGGTGGCAAGCGTTATCCGGATTTATTGGGCGTATAGGGTGCGTAGGAGGTTAGTTAAGTTTGAGGTTAAAGCCCGGAGCTCAACTCCGGTTCGCCTTGAAAACTGGCTAACTAGAATGCAGGAGAGGTAGATGGAATTTCATGTGTAGCGGTGGAATGCGTAGATATATGAAGGAACACCAGTGGCGAAGGCGGTCTACTGGCCTGTGATTGACTCTGAGGCACGAAAGCGTGGGGAGCAAATAGGATTAGATACCCTAGTAGTCCACGCCGTAAACGTTGAGTACTAAGTGTCGGCTTTAAGTCGGTGCTGCAGCTAACGCATTAAGTACTCCGCCTGAGTAGTATGCTCGCAAGAGTGAAACTCAAAGGAATTGACGGGGACCCGCACAAGTGGTGGAGCATGTGGTTTAATT
It encodes:
- a CDS encoding NADP-dependent glyceraldehyde-3-phosphate dehydrogenase; amino-acid sequence: MRQYNALINNKLIDNGQWLEIMNPATLKVAGKVSALNAKDISEAFSVARKSQKNWEETKLLERISILKKFRDLIDQNKQEISKIISEEIAKNLKESLAEVVRTIEIIDYTFEEAKRIEPSAFTGEGMGAQNKLGIFSRVAKGVVLAISPFNYPFNLALAKIIPALVMGNTVVFKPATAGSLVGTFLSKLVIESNLPKGIFNIVTGRGREIGDIITSNPEIDMISFTGSVGVGNQIRKNGSTTDLVLELGGKDPALVLDDLQLDKYCEEIINGAFGYSGQRCTAVKRVLVSNKIADKLVPLLKTKLESLSVGMPKDNAFITPVIDEKSADFIQTLIDDAKQKGAKIITGDKRTKNLMWPTLIDKVSLDMKVAWEEPFGPVLPIIRIDSIEEMIEVSNKSQFGLQASIFCQDISKAISTAKKIKTGTVNINSRPQRGPDSFPFLGIKDSGEGVQGIRESLLSMTRYMGLVINY
- a CDS encoding RNA methyltransferase; amino-acid sequence: MKITSVNNSLIEEVLSYKETKVQKEQKKYIIEGIKMVDLAIQKEVVELLLVESKLFDNYKNFKNVVEISDNVSKKLSDLKTSQGIYAICRIEKKQELYGNYLIIDGVQDPGNLGTLIRSAFAFDFKNIICSNDCVSFYHPKVLRATQSNHFDLNLLNEDLNNFIDNLKQKNIIVLGTLLKQKSDLLENLKNKRVALILGNEGQGISKEISQKIDKNIIIKTNEELESLNVGVAGSILMNIIYSL